The DNA sequence CAACCCATCACGAAGGCGACGAACTTGTTGCCATCCGGGTCGCGGAAATAGCCGCCATAGAAGCCCTCGCCACGCGGCCCCGGTGCGCCTTCGTCGGTGGCGCCCAGCGCGAGCGCCTTGGCGTGCAGCTTGTCCGCCATTTCGCGGGTACCGGCATTCAGCGCCACCATGGTGCCATTACCCGCGGCCGGCCATGGCGGCAGAGGCTTTGTCGACCGGCCTGAGTAGTGCACACTTGCGCGGCTCACATAAAGCCGGGAAACCATGACGATGTCCAAACCACAGGCCTTGCTGCTCGGCGCAGCACTGGGCTCGCTGCTCGCGTTCAACACGCTCGCCGATGATCGGCAGGCCCGGATAATCGATGCTGCCGCTGCGGTGGATCCGCAGGTCATTGCCTGGCGTCGTGATCTGCACCAGCATCCGGAGCTATCGAACCGCGAAGTACGCACCGCGAAACTGGTGGCCGATCACCTGCGCGCGCTCGGTTTTGATGAAGTGCATACCGGCATCGCCCATACCGGCGTGGTGGGCATACTGAAGGGCGGCAAGCCGGGCGGTGTGGTGGCACTGCGCGCCGATATGGACGCGCTGCCGGTCGAGGAGCGCAACTCGCTGCCGTTTGCGTCGCAAGTGCGTGGGGAATACAACGGCCAGGATGTGGGCGTGATGCACGCCTGCGGTCACGATGCGCACACCGCGATCCTGATGGGCGTGGCGAGCGTGCTGGCGGGCATGCGTGAGGAGATCCCCGGCACGGTGAGCTTCATTTTCCAGCCGGCCGAGGAGGGCGCGCCCGAGGGCGAGGAGGGTGGAGCGAAGCTGATGCTCGCTGAGGGTGTGCTGAAAACAGCTGCGAATCCGAGCGCGATTTTCGGTCTGCATGTCTGGCCCGGGGAGGCCGGCGAGATACTGTACCGCCCACGCGGCGCGATGGCGGCCTCCGATGAGCTCAAGATCGTGGTGACCGGCAAGCAGACCCACGGCTCCTCGCCGTGGCGCGGCGTCGATCCGATCATCGTCGCCGCACAGATCATGACGGCGTTGCAGGCCATACCCAGCCGTCAGCTCGACATTACCAAGGCGCCTGCCGTGATCACCATCGGCAGCATTCATGGCGGGGTGCGCGGCAACATCATTCCCGATACCGTGGAAATGGTCGGAACCATACGCAATTTCGATGATGGTGTGCGCAAGGAATTGCTGATGCGCGTGGAGCGCACCGCAACCGCCATCGCCAGCGCGGCCGGCGCCGAGGCAACCGTGACCATCGATCCCTATTCCGGGGTGACCTGGAACGATCCGGAGCTGACCGCGCGCATGCTGCCTTCGCTGCAGCGCGCCGCGGACAAGGTGACCGAGGGACCGATGGTGATGGGGGCGGAAGATTTTTCCTGGTATCAGCAACAGATTCCCGGGCTGTTCGTGATGCTCGGTGTGAACCTGCCCGGGGTGAGCGCAGACCAGGCGGCGCCGAATCATTCGCCGCTGTTCGTGGTGAACGAATCCGCGCTGAAAACCGGTGTGCGCACCCTGTCGACGCTGGCGCTGGACTACCTGCAAACGCAACCGCAATGATCAGGGCGGCAGGCGGGCATCGACGTAGCGCCTGATCGCGGCCCACGCGTCGCGTGCTTCCGGCACGGCCGCGTTCACCAGCCCGTGCCAGCCCTGGATCATCCCGGGCCACGGCTCGAGCGTCACTTCGACACCCGCCCGGCTGGCATTGGCGGCCAGTATTCGCGCGCCTTCGCCCATGGTGTCGAATTCTCCAACCTGCAGATAAAACGGTGGTAATCCGTGCAGGTCGGCGTGCGCGGGCGACAACGCCGGATCGTCCAGCGCCAGCTTGCCGGCGCTGTATTCGCGCGCGCGATTGCGCACCCAGGCCGGCGTAAGGAAGGGATCGCGTCCGACCATCACGCCGGGCACCGAGAGATCGAACCAGCCGGTGACGGATACGAAGCAGGCCGGCATCGGCAAGCCTTCGTCACGCGCACGCAGCAGCATCCCGAGCGCCAGCGATCCACCGCAGGATTCGCCCAGCACGCAGATATCCGCGGCGCGCACACCACTTTCCAGCAGCGCCTTGTAGGCTCCGAAACAGTCATCGTGTGCCGCCGGGAATACATGTTCCGGTGCCAGCCGGTAATCGGGCATCACCACGCGCATGTCGAGTTCGCGTGCAATGATTTCACCGTAGAAGTGATAGACCGCCAGCGGACACGACACGAACGCACCACCGTGACAGTGGAATGCGAGCCGCGGGCTGTCGGCGTTGCGCGCATGCGTGTACCAGCCGGCCGCCACCGGGCCGAGCGCGCGGATTTCGACGTGCAGGTCCGCTGCGACCGGGTGTCCGTGGAAAGGCGCCATCATTGCGCGCACCGCGTTGAAATCCGCATTGCCATCGGCGAAATCAACCGGTACCGCCGCGAGTATCGCCTCGAGTTCGGCGGAACGCTGACTCATGCGCTACCCGCCGCGCGCGGCCTTACGTGATGATTCATGACTCGAATTCCAGCGATTCGGGTTTCTGAGCATACCAGTCGACGCCATCGGCATCACGGGTACGGGTGATCATGCGCCGGCCAACCAGGCAATTGAGATGGGCCAGGGTTTCGCCGATCGCCATCGTCAACATCTCGTTACTGAATTCGCGGCGGAACATCACCCGCGAACAATCGACCGCACGACGCGGCTCATCGAGGTGTTCGAACAGATTGGCCAGCGCGCGCTCATGGGATTCGATGATCTGGGTGAGGCGTACATGCAGCCCGTAGAACGGCGCCTGGTGGGCGGGCAACACCAGCAGGTTGTCGGGCAGGCGTTCACGGATGCGAGCACTCGAGAGCAACCATTCGAGCAGCGGATCGCCGCCAGGCTCGGTCGGGAACAGGCTGACGTTGGGGGTGATACGCGGCAGCACCTGATCGCCGGCAATAAGGATTTTCAGCGCCGGACAATACAACGCGGCGTGCTCGGGTGAATGTCCGCAACCGACCACGACCTGCCAATAGCGATCATTGATCTCGACGGTCTCGCCCTCGACCAGGCGGCGATAGCTCTCCGGCAGCGCCGATATATACCTGCCGAATCCGCCAAATCGCTCGCGATAGCTGTCGAGCGCAGCCTCGTCGTAGCCCGCCGCGCGGTAGAAACGGATCGCCACGTCGGGGGCCGGCCGGCCGGTATCTTCGACGAGGGTGTGGCACATCAGGAATTCATCACGCGCCATCCACAGTTCACAATCGAAATGCCGGGTCAGCCAGCCCGCGAGTCCGACGTGATCGGGGTGCATGTGGGTGCATATCACACGCTTGACCGGCCTGCCCTGCATAAAGCCACCGAAAAGTGACTCCCACAATTCGCGCGAAGCCGGCAGATCGAGACAGGTATCGACGATGGTCCAGCCATCGCCGTCCTCGAGCAACCACAGGTTGATGTGATCGAGCGACATCGGCATCGGAAAACGCAGCCACCACACGCCT is a window from the Gammaproteobacteria bacterium genome containing:
- a CDS encoding MBL fold metallo-hydrolase gives rise to the protein MALASSEKMRGLVYPWGAQAAAEPGVPYRVAEGVWWLRFPMPMSLDHINLWLLEDGDGWTIVDTCLDLPASRELWESLFGGFMQGRPVKRVICTHMHPDHVGLAGWLTRHFDCELWMARDEFLMCHTLVEDTGRPAPDVAIRFYRAAGYDEAALDSYRERFGGFGRYISALPESYRRLVEGETVEINDRYWQVVVGCGHSPEHAALYCPALKILIAGDQVLPRITPNVSLFPTEPGGDPLLEWLLSSARIRERLPDNLLVLPAHQAPFYGLHVRLTQIIESHERALANLFEHLDEPRRAVDCSRVMFRREFSNEMLTMAIGETLAHLNCLVGRRMITRTRDADGVDWYAQKPESLEFES
- a CDS encoding amidohydrolase; the encoded protein is MSKPQALLLGAALGSLLAFNTLADDRQARIIDAAAAVDPQVIAWRRDLHQHPELSNREVRTAKLVADHLRALGFDEVHTGIAHTGVVGILKGGKPGGVVALRADMDALPVEERNSLPFASQVRGEYNGQDVGVMHACGHDAHTAILMGVASVLAGMREEIPGTVSFIFQPAEEGAPEGEEGGAKLMLAEGVLKTAANPSAIFGLHVWPGEAGEILYRPRGAMAASDELKIVVTGKQTHGSSPWRGVDPIIVAAQIMTALQAIPSRQLDITKAPAVITIGSIHGGVRGNIIPDTVEMVGTIRNFDDGVRKELLMRVERTATAIASAAGAEATVTIDPYSGVTWNDPELTARMLPSLQRAADKVTEGPMVMGAEDFSWYQQQIPGLFVMLGVNLPGVSADQAAPNHSPLFVVNESALKTGVRTLSTLALDYLQTQPQ
- a CDS encoding alpha/beta hydrolase, whose product is MSQRSAELEAILAAVPVDFADGNADFNAVRAMMAPFHGHPVAADLHVEIRALGPVAAGWYTHARNADSPRLAFHCHGGAFVSCPLAVYHFYGEIIARELDMRVVMPDYRLAPEHVFPAAHDDCFGAYKALLESGVRAADICVLGESCGGSLALGMLLRARDEGLPMPACFVSVTGWFDLSVPGVMVGRDPFLTPAWVRNRAREYSAGKLALDDPALSPAHADLHGLPPFYLQVGEFDTMGEGARILAANASRAGVEVTLEPWPGMIQGWHGLVNAAVPEARDAWAAIRRYVDARLPP